In the Drosophila biarmipes strain raj3 chromosome X, RU_DBia_V1.1, whole genome shotgun sequence genome, one interval contains:
- the LOC108023241 gene encoding coiled-coil domain-containing protein 25, giving the protein MVFYFKSNVVQPPAMLYMGRDKHENEELIRWGWPEDVWFHVHDLSSAHVYLRLRKGQTIDDIPSDVLVDAAQLCKANSIQGNKVNNLEVVYTMWENLKKTPDMEPGQVAYHNEKAVRRIRLEKRINEIVNRLNKTKTEEEHPDFRGLREARDAAERQDQKKLQRERRDQEKEAAKQRQLEAELRSYASLQKSENMRTNYDAGNESDDFM; this is encoded by the coding sequence ATGGTGTTCTACTTCAAAAGCAACGTAGTGCAGCCGCCGGCGATGCTCTACATGGGTCGCGATAAGCACGAGAACGAGGAGCTGATCCGCTGGGGCTGGCCGGAGGACGTGTGGTTCCACGTCCACGACCTGTCCTCGGCCCATGTGTACCTGAGACTCCGCAAGGGTCAGACCATCGACGACATACCCAGCGATGTACTGGTGGACGCCGCCCAGCTGTGCAAGGCCAACAGCATCCAGGGCAACAAGGTGAACAACCTGGAGGTGGTCTACACCATGTGGGAGAACCTCAAGAAGACCCCGGACATGGAGCCCGGCCAGGTGGCCTATCACAACGAGAAGGCCGTCCGTCGCATCCGCCTGGAGAAGCGCATCAATGAGATTGTGAACCGCCTGAACAAGACCAAGACGGAGGAGGAGCATCCCGACTTCCGCGGGCTGCGAGAGGCCCGCGATGCGGCCGAGCGCCAGGATCAGAAGAAGCTGCAGCGCGAGCGCCGTGATCAGGAGAAGGAGGCCGCCAAGCAGCGGCAGCTGGAGGCGGAGCTGCGCAGCTACGCCTCGCTGCAGAAGAGCGAGAACATGCGCACCAACTACGATGCGGGCAACGAGTCGGATGACTTCATGTAG
- the LOC108023755 gene encoding gastrula zinc finger protein XlCGF26.1: MTFTRESARELCRTCLLQLDKKHIKSELPSEEIPISPELQQLLNLNLSLGSESQDVEQWLPNELCLECRTLVQNFERFRRRAEDCRRQLLEMLKKDPREPTFEVVYEDGEGDEGSLHSLEPPEPEPDPDPIDEPAIKRDRSPRKAARGSRNTLKCSLCRHSFAHQITLAAHIRKVHEGSKRPFQCDQCEKAYSFMGGLYTHIREVHAPKERRHPCDQPGCERVYTSRIAMQKHKRLKHSPRDRDSLKKFICEQCGASFNQSANLKYHLKTKHPTEDEVAAKEGGAGERHFCDICQKEFHSQYTLKYHTLQQHEEQEELPHECQVCGRRMAKKFMLLQHMLMHSSDKLPCEHCGRRFARRFELEAHVRAVHLKLKPFACRHCPESFASRKTLRHHEYIHTGEKPYVCSTCGQAFRQQTCLKNHRKVHDK; encoded by the coding sequence ATGACCTTTACCCGGGAGTCCGCTCGGGAGCTCTGTCGCACCTGCCTGCTCCAATTAGACAAGAAACACATCAAATCAGAGCTCCCATCAGAGGAGATTCCAATCAGCCCGGAGCTGCAGCAGTTGCTCAATTTGAATCTCTCCCTGGGCTCGGAAAGCCAGGATGTGGAGCAGTGGCTGCCGAATGAACTGTGCCTGGAATGCCGCACTCTGGTCCAGAACTTCGAGAGGTTCCGCAGAAGAGCCGAGGATTGCAGGAGGCAGCTGCTGGAAATGCTGAAGAAGGACCCACGAGAACCCACTTTCGAGGTGGTCTACGAGGACGGGGAGGGGGACGAGGGGTCGCTGCATAGCCTGGAACCCCCCGAACCCGAGCCCGACCCAGATCCCATCGATGAGCCGGCCATAAAGAGGGATAGGTCCCCCAGGAAGGCCGCCAGAGGCTCGAGGAACACTCTGAAGTGCTCCCTGTGCCGGCACAGCTTTGCCCACCAGATTACCTTGGCGGCACACATCCGCAAGGTCCACGAGGGCAGCAAGCGGCCCTTCCAATGCGACCAGTGCGAGAAGGCGTACAGCTTCATGGGCGGCCTGTACACCCACATTCGGGAGGTGCATGCTCCTAAGGAGCGGCGCCATCCCTGCGACCAGCCGGGATGCGAGAGGGTCTACACCAGCCGCATAGCCATGCAGAAGCACAAACGGCTGAAGCACAGTCCCCGGGACAGGGACTCCCTGAAGAAGTTCATCTGCGAACAGTGCGGCGCCAGCTTTAATCAGTCGGCGAATCTTAAGTACCACCTGAAGACGAAACATCCCACGGAGGACGAGGTGGCCGCTAAGGAGGGCGGCGCCGGGGAGCGGCACTTCTGCGACATCTGCCAAAAGGAGTTCCACTCGCAATACACGCTCAAGTACCACACCTTGCAGCAGcacgaggagcaggaggagctgcCCCACGAATGCCAGGTCTGTGGCCGCCGGATGGCCAAGAAGTTCATGCTGCTGCAGCACATGCTGATGCACTCGAGCGACAAACTGCCCTGCGAGCACTGCGGCCGGAGGTTCGCCAGAAGATTCGAACTGGAGGCCCACGTGAGGGCCGTCCACCTTAAGCTTAAGCCCTTTGCGTGTCGCCACTGCCCAGAGAGCTTTGCTTCGAGGAAGACCCTGCGGCACCATGAGTACATCCACACGGGAGAAAAGCCCTACGTGTGCAGCACCTGCGGACAAGCCTTCCGCCAGCAGACGTGCCTTAAGAACCACCGGAAGGTGCACGACAAGTAG
- the LOC108023757 gene encoding protein BRAWNIN, translating into MPAGVSWGQYMKFLGCALAAMMAGSQAVHLYYRPLEDLPAYIEREQHSSQVDPTAKPPDSS; encoded by the coding sequence ATGCCCGCCGGAGTCTCGTGGGGCCAGTACATGAAGTTCCTGGGCTGCGCCTTGGCAGCCATGATGGCCGGTTCGCAGGCTGTGCACCTGTACTACCGACCTCTGGAGGATCTGCCGGCCTACATCGAACGGGAGCAGCACAGCTCACAGGTGGATCCCACAGCCAAGCCACCGGACTCTTCCTGA
- the LOC108023756 gene encoding small integral membrane protein 4 isoform X3: MSSYSASVRRLLDSWPGKKRFGVYRFLPLFFLLGAGLEFSMINWTVGETNFYRTFKRRQAKNYVEEQQHLQARPATSTD; the protein is encoded by the exons ATGAGTTCGTACAGCGCATCCGTGCGTCGTCTGCTGGACAGTTGGCCCGGAAAGAAGCGCTTCGGTGTCTACCGCTTCCTGCCGCTCTTCTTCCTGCTGGGCGCCGGCCTGGAGTTCTCCATGATCAATTGGACAGTGGGCGAGACCAACTTCT ATCGCACTTTTAAGCGTCGCCAGGCCAAGAACTAcgtggaggagcagcagcatctGCAGGCGCGGCCCGCAACCAGCACTGACTAA
- the LOC108023756 gene encoding uncharacterized protein LOC108023756 isoform X1, which translates to MIRLVVLDASLRAQSYLGRRIAEASIVFNELGALAQKAHSVQASSWRKYPRIFGCAPFSGGRQFVPSQADCRGPERNEWKLKREFSIKLRRQPTRTCDGATAHTRPA; encoded by the exons ATGATTCGGCTAGTGGTTCTGGATGCCTCGCTCCGGGCACAGTCCTACTTGGGCCGTCGAATTGCGGAAGCTTCAATCGTTTTTAATGAGCTCGGCGCGCTGGCACAGAAAGCCCACTCTGTGCAGGCGTCTTCGTGGCGGAAGTACCCTCGGATCTTCGGCTGTGCTCCCTTTTCGGGTGGCAGGCAGTTTGTGCCATCACAAG CTGATTGCCGAGGACCGGAACGGAACGAGTGGAAACTGAAACGGGAG TTTTCTATTAAACTTCGTAGACAACCAACACGCACATGTGACGGAGCCACTGCACACACTCGGCCCGCTTGA
- the LOC108023756 gene encoding uncharacterized protein LOC108023756 isoform X2: MIRLVVLDASLRAQSYLGRRIAEASIVFNELGALAQKAHSVQASSWRKYPRIFGCAPFSGGRQFVPSQADCRGPERNEWKLKRETTNTHM, encoded by the exons ATGATTCGGCTAGTGGTTCTGGATGCCTCGCTCCGGGCACAGTCCTACTTGGGCCGTCGAATTGCGGAAGCTTCAATCGTTTTTAATGAGCTCGGCGCGCTGGCACAGAAAGCCCACTCTGTGCAGGCGTCTTCGTGGCGGAAGTACCCTCGGATCTTCGGCTGTGCTCCCTTTTCGGGTGGCAGGCAGTTTGTGCCATCACAAG CTGATTGCCGAGGACCGGAACGGAACGAGTGGAAACTGAAACGGGAG ACAACCAACACGCACATGTGA
- the LOC108023723 gene encoding AP-3 complex subunit mu-2: protein MIHSLFIVNSGGEVFLEKHWRSVVSRSVCEYFLDAQRAAPYDVPPVIATPHYYLITVQRDAVSLVAACKQEVPPLFVIEFLHRVVDTFQDYFGDCSETVIKDNYVVVYELLDEMLDNGFPLATESNILKELIKPPNILRTIANTVTGKSNVSTTLPSGQLSAIPWRRSGVRYTNNEAYFDVIEEVDAIIDKSGSTVFAEIQGYIDCCIKLSGMPDLTLSFMNPRLFDDVSFHPCVRFKRWEAERLLSFIPPDGNFRLMSYHISSQSVVAIPIYIRHNFSIKTGEQGRLDLTIGPRNTLGRTVDKVKLELTMPRCVLNCLLTPNQGKYTFDSVTKTLSWDVGRIDVSKLPNIRGSVSITPGTTNIDANPSVNVQFQISQLAVSGLKVNRLDMYGEKYKPFKGVKYLTKAGKFQVRM, encoded by the exons ATGATACACAGTCTGTTTATAGTGAACAGCGGCGG CGAGGTCTTCCTGGAAAAGCACTGGCGCTCGGTGGTCTCGCGATCCGTGTGCGAGTACTTCCTCGACGCCCAGCGAGCCGCTCCATAT GACGTGCCGCCGGTGATAGCCACGCCCCACTACTACCTGATCACAGTGCAAAGGGACGCGGTGTCCCTGGTGGCCGCCTGCAAGCAGGAGGTGCCGCCGCTCTTCGTCATCGAGTTCCTGCACCGCGTGGTGGACACCTTCCAGGACTACTTCGGCGACTGCTCCGAGACGGTGATCAAGGACAACTATGTGGTCGTCTACGAGCTGCTGGACGAGATGCTGGACAACGGCTTCCCGCTGGCCACCGAGAGCAACATCCTCAAGGAGCTGATCAAGCCGCCCAACATCCTGCGCACCATCGCCAACACGGTGACGGGCAAGAGCAA TGTGAGCACCACCCTGCCATCGGGCCAGCTGTCGGCGATTCCCTGGCGCAGGAGTGGCGTGCGGTACACCAACAACGAAGCGTACTTCGATGTCATCGAGGAGGTGGACGCCATCATTGACAAGTCGGGATCCACGGTCTTCGCGGAAATCCAGGGATAC ATCGACTGCTGCATCAAGCTGTCCGGCATGCCCGACCTGACCTTGTCCTTCATGAATCCTCGCCTCTTCGACGACGTGTCCTTCCACCCCTGCGTGCGCTTCAAGCGCTGGGAGGCGGAGCGCCTGCTCTCCTTCATTCCGCCCGATGGCAACTTCCGCCTGATGTCGTACCACATTAGCTCCCAGTCGGTGGTGGCCATACCCATCTACATCAGGCACAACTTCTCGATCAAAACGGGGGAGCAGGGACGTCTGGACCTGACGATCGGGCCCAGAAACACCCTGGGGCGCACCGTGGACAAGGTGAAGCTGGAGCTGACCATGCCGCGGTGCGTGCTCAACTGCCTGCTGACGCCGAACCAGGGCAAGTACACCTTCGATTCGGTGACCAAGACGCTGTCCTGGGATGTGGGACGAATCGATGTGTCCAAGCTGCCAAATATTAGGGGATCG GTTTCCATCACGCCCGGAACGACCAACATTGATGCCAATCCCTCCGTGAACGTCCAGTTCCAGATCTCGCAGCTGGCCGTCTCCGGGCTGAAGGTGAATCGCCTGGACATGTACGGCGAGAAGTACAAGCCCTTCAAGGGTGTCAAATACCTGACCAAGGCGGGCAAGTTCCAGGTGCGCATGTAG
- the LOC108023647 gene encoding innexin inx2, with translation MFDVFGSVKGLLKIDQVCIDNNVFRMHYKATVIILIAFSLLVTSRQYIGDPIDCIVDEIPLGVMDTYCWIYSTFTVPERLTGITGRDVVQPGVGSHVEGEDEVKYHKYYQWVCFVLFFQAILFYVPRYLWKSWEGGRLKMLVMDLNSPIVNDECKNDRKKILVDYFIGNLNRHNFYAFRFFVCEALNFVNVIGQIYFVDFFLDGEFSTYGSDVLKFTELEPDERIDPMARVFPKVTKCTFHKYGPSGSVQKFDGLCVLPLNIVNEKIYVFLWFWFIILSILSGISLIYRISVVAGPKLRHLLLRARSRLAESEEVELVANKCNIGDWFLLYQLGKNIDPLIYKEVISDLSREMGGDSDKRPFDA, from the coding sequence ATGTTTGATGTCTTTGGGTCCGTCAAGGGCCTGCTGAAGATCGACCAGGTGTGCATCGACAACAATGTGTTCCGCATGCACTACAAGGCCACGGTGATCATACTGATCGCCTTCTCGCTGCTGGTGACCTCGCGCCAGTACATCGGCGACCCCATCGACTGCATCGTGGACGAGATCCCGCTGGGCGTGATGGACACCTACTGCTGGATCTACTCGACGTTCACCGTGCCGGAGAGGCTCACGGGCATCACCGGGCGCGACGTGGTGCAGCCCGGCGTGGGCTCCCATGTGGAGGGCGAGGACGAGGTCAAGTACCACAAGTACTACCAGTGGGTCTGCTTCGTCCTCTTCTTCCAGGCCATCCTGTTCTACGTGCCGCGCTACCTGTGGAAGTCCTGGGAGGGCGGACGCCTCAAGATGCTGGTGATGGACCTCAACAGCCCCATCGTGAACGACGAGTGCAAGAACGACCGCAAGAAGATCCTGGTGGACTACTTCATTGGCAACCTGAACCGCCACAACTTCTACGCCTTCCGCTTCTTCGTGTGCGAGGCCCTGAACTTTGTGAACGTGATCGGGCAGATATACTTCGTGGACTTCTTCCTGGACGGCGAGTTCAGCACCTACGGCAGCGACGTGCTCAAGTTCACCGAGCTGGAGCCCGACGAGCGCATCGATCCCATGGCCCGGGTCTTTCCGAAGGTCACCAAGTGTACGTTCCACAAGTACGGTCCCTCCGGCAGTGTGCAGAAGTTCGACGGTCTGTGCGTGCTGCCCCTGAACATTGTCAACGAGAAGATCTACGTGTTCCTGTGGTTCTGGTTCATCATCCTGAGCATTCTGTCCGGAATCTCGCTGATCTACCGGATCTCCGTCGTGGCGGGACCCAAGCTGCGCCACCTTCTGCTCCGCGCCCGCTCCCGTCTGGCCGAAAGCGAGGAGGTCGAGTTGGTGGCCAACAAGTGCAACATCGGCGACTGGTTCCTGCTCTACCAGCTGGGCAAGAACATCGATCCGCTCATCTACAAGGAGGTGATATCGGACCTGTCCCGCGAGATGGGCGGCGACAGCGACAAGCGGCCCTTCGACGCCTAa
- the LOC108023769 gene encoding innexin inx7 — MLNTFSSVRQYLKFDVTRVVIDNIVFKLHYRWTFVMLLVATLLITSRQYIGEHIQCLSDGVIAPVINTFCFFTPTFTVVSDRNQSTYKPGSEPPGIGNYDPSKDQIKRHAYYQWVPFVLFFQALCFYVPHALWKKWEGGRIKALVFGLRMVGLTRYLKNDSLRIGKLNIPSMAEAEERIKDIRRTMIDRMRLNQSWGAHLVTAEVLNLLNLLVQITWTNRFLGGQFLTLGPKALRNRWSDELSVLDTVFPKVTKCKFHKYGASGSLQDHDTLCVMALNIMNEKIYTILWFWYAFLLTVTVLGLVWRVFTLCFYRNVTFTRWSLYWAKPGQLDEKEIAAVIGKCNFSNWMFLFFLRSNLSEFLFKKVIYHLASEFPNPDHDNDINAYREAPPTPSKPRYPDISSLDTVDAPLLHLRHPGTPAAGGATPLAGPTTSEVSKLPV, encoded by the exons ATGCTGAACACCTTCAGCTCCGTGAGGCAGTACCTCAAGTTCGACGTCACGCGGGTGGTCATCGACAACATAGTGTTCAAGCTGCACTACCGATGGACCTTCGTGATGCTCCTGGTGGCCACGCTGCTGATCACGTCGCGCCAGTACATCGGGGAGCACATCCAGTGCCTTTCGGACGGGGTCATTGCGCCGGTCATCAACACCTTCTGCTTCTTCACGCCCACCTTCACAGTG GTGTCCGACCGGAACCAGAGCACCTACAAGCCGGGCAGTGAGCCCCCCGGCATAGGCAACTACGACCCCTCGAAGGACCAGATCAAGCGGCACGCCTACTACCAGTGGGTGCCCTTCGTCCTCTTCTTCCAGGCGCTCTGCTTCTACGTGCCGCACGCCCTGTGGAAGAAGTGGGAGGGCGGCCGCATCAAGGCCCTGGTCTTCGGCCTGCGGATGGTGGGTCTGACCAGGTACCTGAAGAACGACAGCCTGCGCATCGGCAAGCTGAACATCCCCTCCatggcggaggcggaggagcgCATCAAGGACATCCGGCGCACCATGATCGACAGGATGCGGCTGAACCAGTCGTGGGGTGCCCACCTGGTCACCGCCGAGGTGCTCAACCTGCTGAACCTGCTGGTGCAGATCACGTGGACCAACCGCTTCCTGGGCGGACAGTTCCTCACGCTGGGCCCGAAGGCCCTGAGGAACCGCTGGTCCGACGAGCTGAGCGTCCTGGACACCGTCTTCCCCAAGGTCACCAAGTGCAAGTTCCACAAGTACGGCGCCTCGGGCTCCCTGCAGGACCACGACACCCTCTGCGTGATGGCGCTGAACATCATGAACGAGAAGATCTACACCATCCTGTGGTTCTGGTACGCCTTCCTCCTGACCGTCACGGTTCTCGGGCTGGTCTGGAGGGTCTTCACCCTGTGCTTCTACAGAAA TGTCACCTTCACGCGCTGGTCGCTCTACTGGGCCAAGCCCGGCCAGCTGGACGAGAAGGAGATAGCGGCGGTGATCGGCAAGTGCAACTTCTCCAACTGGATGTTCCTCTTCTTCCTGCGCTCCAACCTCTCGGAGTTCCTGTTCAAGAAGGTCATCTACCACCTGGCCAGCGAGTTCCCCAACCCCGACCACGACAACGACATCAATGCCTACCGCGAGGCGCCGCCCACGCCCTCCAAGCCCCGCTACCCGGACATCAGTAGCCTGGACACGGTGGACGCGCCCCTGCTCCACCTCCGGCATCCTGGCACGCCCGCGGCGGGCGGGGCCACGCCCCTCGCAGGGCCGACGACCTCGGAGGTGTCCAAGCTACCTGTGTAA